The stretch of DNA gaacaccccccccccccattttCATCCCTAGATCTGTCCCTGTCTGCGGATGTCGAAATAAGTTGTGATCGCAAAGTTCGgttgagatattcaattttttcaaactttcagTCTTAAGGATAACTTTTAGCTTTGTAGTCGTAGATAATCGGTCAGTATTTTAACGTGTGTCTTCGGTTCAGCTTTAATCATTACCTGTCGTATCAGGACCTAAACTTAAGTATTCCATTATTACTTTAATGAAAAAGTTTCATTCCACGAAGAAAGGGAACAACAAACGTTCATCGCTTTCAAGTCATATCGCTGAACGTATTACTTTATTAATCGCCCTTATTTGGGGAATATTTTAGCTTTAATGATAATTCGTTTGAAGGTTACAACTCACTGCCACGAATAAATGTAGATGAACAAGCGACTTTATTTATAACACAGGATCTCTGGTTCTGAAGTTGCGAGTCAGTTCTTCATTCTCAATTATTTAATTATAGACCAAGAGAACCATTCTCAATTCTAGACAAGAACTTTAAACCTGTATCTGATATGTGTTTTTTACTGCCTAAATCATTTTTTGTGATGAAAACAGCTGAATTTCTTTAGTACCGCTCGATCGATTGATTGATCACCCATTTCCACGGTTCTGGGTTAGAATATTTCCACTGTTTTTGCTCGGTGATATTTTAACCCAGAATCGTGAAACCGGGTCAAGATTGGACGCGGAAGAAGTGGTTTTACTCTTTACCTCTAATACACTTTTGTTATTGATAATTTATAGTCTATAGGTCGCTTTATGTTAATTAGCACTCGTCATATGTATCTGTTTGACTAAGTCTGACTCTTATCAGTAAGTTGAATAACTATTCCTTCTGTGGAAGATGTTCCGATCAAACTTTCTCACACATTCCTAGGACGCCTTAAATGTCTATGTATAATTTCCGCTCATTTGAATGGTAATTATGGAGCGTTTTACAACTTATTCGGCGGCTGACTAGAAAATTATCCGGTTTCCGAGATCTATTCACGATCTAGAATTCCGATGTTACtgatattgaaaatcattCCGCGATAAACGTTTGTGTATCGTCGTCCCGGAGATAGATATCTGATGGgagcattttttttttgaagccATCAGGCATTTACTAAAGGTGCATGAATGAATACGAGCTTCGATGATTACCTGTGTTCGTAATTAcgtattgattattgattattgtgTGAATTTTATTGTGTGAATGTCTTCGTCAGTTATTGATATTGTCCGTTGAACTTTAAATAAATCAAAGAGTTGAGGTGCAGTACTTAAAACGGCCAGAGCGATTAAAGTGGAAAGTTGTTTGTGTGTGTATCGGGTTCGAGACTGTTTAGCCCTTAGAATGCAAGCctaaatacaataatacaaactatatacaattatagccgcgatcacacggagatgatttggcctGAGTCAAACTGAcgagagtcaaatttggcctgtgtTTGATAAGAACGCGTGTTCACATGTAAATCACATATTCGTTACTGCAGTGCTATTGAAACGAtgctctggcaagcgaggtgaGTTACCTCCACAACCAGTAAACATTTGCATCAAAtaattagacaaattttagcacgggccTGGTCTGACGCATTTTGTTGGGCCGAATTCAGCCCCTGTCAACCACGCATGGACCATTTGGCACTGGTGTGAAAGATTGGCCTGAGCCTAATATGGCTACAACCTTCATGTGATCACAACTTGTGTATGAATTGTGGACTGTATAGAGTATTGGTTGTAGGCTCCTGTAGACATGATGTAAGCAGTTCTCATTCAATTTAAAACCGGCTTAACTTAGCCTAATATGGCTACAACCTTCATGTGATCACAACTTGTGTATGAATTGTGGAGGAATTACGCAGAAATCTGTTCTGAGCAGCGTACGATAAATTCCAGTTTGAATCCAGATGAGACGAAGGCTCGGATGAAACCGATGCAGATTAAAGAAGTTTTACTCGTATAATTGAGTGTGATACCGTGGAgactgtgaaaaaaaaaatagttgTCGAATTTATATTCTGTTAACGTTGTATTTCTCTTTGCTTGTGTAAGAGCACTTTCAATTCAATGCACTGTAattaatatatatgtaaaCCTTGtagatatatctatatttatcaatcaatCGCATGATTTTAATGCTGTTTCATTTGACCAAAAAAATGTTCATCCATTCATAAGAATATTGCTTTTGCTGCAAAAAGTTTTGCCGTTTTGCAGGATTAAAATGGTGATATACGTAGTTCTGTGGCTTATCAAACACGGCCGGTTTCATAGTGGGTGTGATAGTTTTATATATGAGTTATAAGCAAGTATAGCATTGGGGTATGACCACGGTAAAATGAATGTTCACTAAGATTATATTATCACAATGCGAAACAGTGTAAAATGTTTCCTAGGGATTTGCTCGACTCCAGAACTCTATTGCAATACGTATCTCTTgaacaggatccagttccacagttgcgagttaaatatgagttaaaatcagttcattttcaatgagttaaactCATAAGTCAATTCTTTTCTaacaactgtggagctggattGTATCTATGAAACTGGTTGAAAGCTAATCGCGTATTCATAATGATTGTTtgtaccaaatgaaaaaaaatcgctGTAAATGATGGACTTTTCAGCCTTCTTCTTGTTCATGCTACAAATATTTTTACCCTTTGAAGGTTGAACATAGATATGTGTTATTCAGTTACCGGTTTTGGTGTCCCCCTCGCGCGCACGACTCGGGTTATTTGAAATTGCACAGTTGGCTCCAATTATTTCGTTGCACATTATTTGatagaattatttatttatttattgatttgctATTTAGTTATTAACTACAAAAGTAAACAGTCTGGTGTAGATATTTGTGTAGGCAGGCATACgcggatttattttcaaaagatcTGATTATGACTATTGATAAATGgtcttttgttttttcttttaattttcgtttttaaaatctttacTTTATTCTTACTGAGAGCGACACCTTTTTCTGTTCttttcatcgaaatctaaTTTCACTATTATCGAAGTTTACGTCCGACGCAGACGCGTTCtcttcattttataaaaacgTATTCcgaattttctttattaatcaacTACATATATACACTACTAGAAATTAGGAGCCAGTCTTCGtatatttattgtaaaatatatttactgTATGGAAAGGACGagatgattatatatatatatatatatatattgttttaGGTTGACAGAAGATGGAAATAATTTCgcaatgatgataaattattgaacGATGTATTTAAAGTCAAGTCAGACACGCATTACATTCGATTGAAAGCTTTTGTTGTATTATTATGTAATGTTATCCTAGTCAATAAAGTATccagtatatttttgaagttaaaaatggtttcatattgttatttttttgtgGAGTTGCGTTTTGCCATGGTGCCCACAGGTTTTAGAAAATGAGAATATGTTTCGAGGCCCTGGTAAAGCTacagatattttgattttctctATGGCTGTTGAAAAGGTATGGAAAATCAGCAAATGACCTCAAAATAAAGCCGAGTTTATCGGATCAGCGACTCGGGCGGAGTGTACAGTACCATACATTAGTCTAGTTCCCAACTGTACCATCCAGCGACCTTTCCTGTCATCTAGAGATTGTTTATAAGTCCTTGGATTTCAAATTCAGACAAACACAACAGTAGGGACTTCCGTGGTATAAAGTTGTATTTAAAAGCATGATTTCAAATTATAATACCATTAAGATTTGATAACATAATACAAATATGTTCATGGTCCAGGGGCCAGtagctcaaaggttggttgaAGATAACCaactttgagcaactggccccagttgCTTAATGTAAACCGgtgtttatcaaattttctatttctaccTGACCTCCAATTAGAACTATCAACGAGAATCGACATGGAGGGTGTGCGGCGTTAGAAGTACAGTAATAGAtgtctttttttaaaataggCCGGATTTTCAGTTCACCACGGCACTgcgaattcattttcatcgccACAAAACCCGGTGGATATTTTCCTAACTGCTCCGGCAAAACTTTTTtctgatccttcaaaatagcCCCATATTAATTTTACCCAGCTAAACCATTTCACTGGGGCCAGTTAGGCCAAACTGAAAATATGCGTAAGGTTTTGAAAAAGGCCTCTGTGTAGCATCTGAGACAATCTGAAGGGTCcatttaatgaataattgattaaaCTTAACAACAAAGCAACTAGTTCATAATAGGACAGGTTAATTGTTCGATGTTCGATATCTGTACCTTATCAAATAGACATTTTACAATcgataaatcaatgaaattgagACAAAAATGCTTATCATTTCTGAGACATTTGATGAAAGCTGCCATTAAACTTTAAAACCCTAAAGTAAATAAACTAACACATGGAAGTAACACATAAACCGGTAGACAAGAGCGGAGCAAATATATTACAAAACTATGATACAGTTAAGATAAGACTAGGCTCAGATCATGTTTGAGAACTAACTACAGCCTCGTTTACACTTGCTTCTTACACCCGGGTTCTGCATCTACACAATACTAGAAACACTGTTTCGAAGCAGAAGTTATCATAAAACCCGCCTTCTAGACACCCTTCTTGAAAAAGAAGGGTACACTCCGCATTAGATCTGCGTTCGTATCTGACTCTGCATTTTTCTAGTGTAAACCCTCGTTCAACGTGGAGCATCTGAGCTCCACATTTGACCTTGAACTTGAATTACCGAGGTGGAGTTAAATGTAGACGCTACTCGCTGCGAAGAACCCGGGTTCAATGAGCTAGTGTAGACGTAGCTCAATGAATACAATAATGGCTTCGTTAGGATTATCAAATCAGAATATAAGTAATTCGACAGCGGGTAGCTCAAATGCTTATGATAAACAAGTCACTTCAAGGCCACTCATTTTAATATATGATTAATGATGGTCACTATTCAGGAGAGGATCCAGGATTCTATCTGGAGGGGGTTCCAAATTTCATAAGGGCACTCACTATTATGGGAGAGGGCACTTTCTATGTCAAAATCCATGACGGGCACAGACTAATCACGACGGTATTCCAGAACCCTCAGAACCCCTCCTcactggatccgcccctgctatTGCAGATCTTGGTCACTATATATAAGGTCTAGGGACATTTTCATGCTATAAAGGGACAGATAAATAACCATTCTGAGCAGGTTTAACCGGTGTCGTACGAAGCGACGGTCATTTTTTCGGCGTAAGCTCCGTATTTTCTTTCGCCGGCAGCGGCAAAAACCATTTATCGATCGTCGTGAATTGTTGCGTAACGTTTGCAACGTTCGTCGTCGGTTTCGCGACGGCCGTAGACGTCGACGTCGAGCAGATCAAGTCCCAGCCGCTTTTCTTCAACGCGATCGCCCACTCGAGTCGCGTTTTCGAGCCCTTCTCCATGAACACCTCCTCGACGTTACCCTCGCGCCACGTGCGATAGAAACGCAACTTCGGCAACTCCTCGACGAACGGCGGCAGATCCATCAACATGAACAACGGACCCGTTAGACTAGTATTTATATGCCATCCCTTGTAGCATTCGATGTGATCTTTAACCTCGATGAATACGCCCGCCGTCTTATCGCGGCGTCGAACTTTCTTCGCGCGGTCCAAAACTTCGACGGCGTCGATCAACGGCGGTATCTGATAGAAATCGGCCTCGTCGAGCAGCTGATCGAGTTCGCCGAAATCGTCCGGCACGTTCAGTTTGAACGTTCGCAGGTAGTTTAACACGTAACGGAACAGTCGACCGTCGCGATCGATGAAATAGTTGCCGCGCGCGTCCAGCGTAGTCGGTATGTCGCCTTTGAACATGGCGCCGAGCATCGAATCGGGAAACGCGGTAAGCGTCGATATCGTCGTCGTGTAGATCGTACCGCCGACGTTCAGATTGACGATTCCCCCGACACCAACTTCTTTCAGCGACGAATCGCCCATCGTGTGTGAACCTGCTTAAATAAcgtatcatatcatatcagtttTCTTTCATACA from Tubulanus polymorphus chromosome 11, tnTubPoly1.2, whole genome shotgun sequence encodes:
- the LOC141912731 gene encoding BTB/POZ domain-containing protein KCTD4-like, whose product is MGDSSLKEVGVGGIVNLNVGGTIYTTTISTLTAFPDSMLGAMFKGDIPTTLDARGNYFIDRDGRLFRYVLNYLRTFKLNVPDDFGELDQLLDEADFYQIPPLIDAVEVLDRAKKVRRRDKTAGVFIEVKDHIECYKGWHINTSLTGPLFMLMDLPPFVEELPKLRFYRTWREGNVEEVFMEKGSKTRLEWAIALKKSGWDLICSTSTSTAVAKPTTNVANVTQQFTTIDKWFLPLPAKENTELTPKK